One genomic segment of Paenibacillus sp. FSL H8-0332 includes these proteins:
- a CDS encoding sigma-70 family RNA polymerase sigma factor translates to MIDAQQQINAAQNGDHDAFVSLIKDRTDKLHRVARHYVRESKDAEDIVQDALLKAYESLQTLQQAEAFESWLTRIVVNRALNHLERSKRVHLSEDPQAQEPLVVNDIDQTLDLERALASLNPKLRQLLFLKYKKDLTQQQIAHLLDMPLGTVKTQLRKGLEHLRNEMAQDFPERDLDTLRLQLRQQAEHQFAVSPDYDLIVNDYQENTMRGTGKGEAGFLWVKTGSDDAVSATLSRDGNLLDYAISWASLDNGTRLSEEELKQQAEQFLEDHYPGALRDFPYCEMEWMEGMFGYTRQQKAMGLPLPETGCLIMVHPSGRVVGFRYYGTVPGPALPTMITPEEEQMACMKANFLLHVEYCVLDKAVYTDGDDQVHLVYAPRSRALIYTASSQEEVPTAYRAEAVPYDPRTLDEWPGEFPPARSLEEWIGVDNDQFQLVQDDNIGSNTKLMVWKQQNEERPAKNDRSWKTYWAEQMEGAVKARVDSQTGQLIDFVSHGKPDQLAPLTWDRDACIEVAMDYVRGLGAEMLPYLKLLTEETDDEDRLEIIRFGVYVQDVSVRDECYQLAVDRSNGRVKSLMSPSIRPEQLKKLETVPSFDYQTAILRWTAQAKLRLQWERMHNARAEEAPYELVYRMIGSEHERTPEVLDAHTGKLYENTFY, encoded by the coding sequence ATGATCGATGCACAGCAACAAATCAACGCCGCACAAAACGGAGATCACGATGCCTTCGTTTCTCTTATAAAGGATCGAACGGATAAGCTGCACCGAGTGGCTCGCCATTATGTACGGGAGTCCAAAGATGCGGAGGATATCGTTCAGGATGCCCTGCTTAAGGCTTATGAGTCACTGCAAACGCTGCAGCAAGCCGAAGCGTTTGAGAGCTGGCTTACCAGAATTGTGGTGAACCGGGCGCTCAATCATTTGGAGAGATCCAAGCGTGTTCACCTGAGCGAAGACCCGCAGGCGCAAGAGCCATTGGTCGTTAATGATATCGATCAAACCCTGGATCTGGAGCGTGCATTGGCCAGTCTGAATCCGAAGCTGCGTCAGCTCCTGTTCTTAAAATATAAGAAGGACCTGACCCAGCAGCAAATCGCCCATCTCCTGGATATGCCATTAGGTACTGTAAAAACACAATTACGGAAGGGGCTGGAGCATTTGCGCAACGAAATGGCTCAAGATTTTCCCGAACGAGACCTGGATACATTACGCCTGCAGTTAAGACAACAGGCAGAGCACCAGTTTGCCGTTTCACCGGATTATGATCTGATCGTCAATGACTATCAAGAGAACACCATGAGGGGAACAGGGAAGGGAGAAGCGGGATTCTTATGGGTTAAAACGGGGAGTGATGACGCCGTTTCTGCCACGCTCTCCAGGGACGGCAACTTGCTAGACTATGCCATTTCCTGGGCCTCATTGGACAACGGGACACGGCTATCTGAGGAGGAGCTCAAACAGCAGGCAGAGCAATTCCTGGAAGATCATTATCCCGGCGCACTGCGTGATTTTCCGTATTGTGAGATGGAGTGGATGGAAGGGATGTTTGGGTACACACGACAGCAGAAGGCGATGGGGTTGCCGCTTCCTGAGACGGGATGCCTCATTATGGTTCACCCCAGCGGTCGCGTGGTCGGATTTAGGTACTACGGAACCGTTCCAGGGCCAGCACTCCCAACCATGATCACACCAGAAGAGGAACAGATGGCGTGTATGAAGGCGAATTTTTTGCTACATGTGGAATATTGCGTATTGGACAAAGCCGTGTACACGGATGGTGACGATCAGGTCCATCTTGTTTACGCCCCCCGAAGTAGAGCACTAATCTATACTGCATCATCACAGGAGGAAGTTCCGACAGCCTATAGGGCAGAAGCAGTCCCCTATGACCCAAGAACTCTGGACGAGTGGCCAGGTGAGTTCCCGCCCGCACGAAGCCTAGAAGAGTGGATTGGCGTAGACAACGACCAATTTCAGTTAGTACAAGACGACAATATTGGCTCGAACACCAAGTTAATGGTGTGGAAGCAACAGAATGAAGAGCGTCCAGCCAAGAATGACCGGTCTTGGAAGACCTATTGGGCTGAGCAGATGGAGGGAGCGGTCAAGGCGCGAGTAGACAGCCAAACCGGACAACTGATTGACTTTGTTTCGCATGGTAAGCCAGATCAACTAGCTCCATTAACCTGGGATCGAGACGCATGTATAGAAGTAGCTATGGACTATGTCCGAGGACTAGGAGCCGAAATGTTGCCGTATCTCAAGCTTCTAACTGAAGAGACCGACGACGAAGATCGTTTGGAAATCATTCGCTTTGGTGTATATGTTCAAGACGTATCTGTCAGGGATGAATGCTATCAACTAGCTGTTGACCGCTCTAATGGGAGGGTCAAAAGTTTGATGTCCCCCTCCATAAGGCCAGAACAGTTAAAGAAGCTGGAGACCGTGCCTTCATTTGATTACCAGACAGCCATCCTCCGATGGACGGCACAGGCCAAGCTGCGTCTGCAATGGGAACGGATGCACAATGCTAGGGCGGAAGAGGCCCCGTACGAACTAGTGTATCGAATGATTGGTAGTGAGCACGAGCGGACGCCCGAAGTGCTTGACGCGCATACAGGGAAGTTATACGAAAATACTTTTTACTGA
- a CDS encoding ATP-grasp domain-containing protein — protein MNNAPYIEHLTGTRAPKLWYSNINWEQGKAAQEIRLPHINNASGDRLVSQMDLYQIYLADRDDLVLLKEAPDPEFLSYLEEEKIAIPSIAIGARSEYTGEFRNRIAVPYLMDEQEEQFLKDNGGRWIGPPARLSVELNSKIATRKLCEEIGFPVSDGMICEGLDAIRRTCAELEGRHPGARLVVKTAYGSSGKALFHIHRGSDLETLLGYLERQISRGGGQPVVTVERWHQVERHLTAQLWLGGTDCEILAMTEQRITDAGVYRGSRLHPDLPESLIVAYTEQLQQLGKSLHSRGYEGFIGVDSILDEDGTLIPVIEINARLTMVTYLLKIRKHLLERGFPRMETQSYDFKLHPGAKFAEFAEKVTSIRISAEQGGAFVYGFHHDGESADCIRPCRVSTLSWGVDDEAEKLARQGLEEAIMEWRGAIV, from the coding sequence ATGAATAACGCACCTTATATAGAGCATCTGACCGGAACGCGCGCACCGAAGCTCTGGTACTCAAATATTAATTGGGAACAAGGAAAAGCCGCTCAAGAGATTCGCTTACCCCATATTAACAATGCGTCCGGAGATCGGCTCGTATCGCAAATGGATCTCTACCAAATTTATTTGGCTGACCGGGATGATCTTGTTCTCCTGAAAGAGGCTCCGGATCCTGAATTCCTGTCTTATTTGGAAGAAGAGAAGATAGCCATACCATCAATCGCGATTGGCGCACGGTCTGAATATACGGGTGAGTTTCGCAACCGGATTGCTGTTCCTTACTTGATGGACGAGCAGGAGGAGCAGTTTCTCAAGGATAACGGAGGGAGATGGATCGGCCCGCCAGCCCGATTGTCCGTAGAACTGAACAGCAAGATCGCAACGCGTAAATTATGCGAAGAAATCGGCTTTCCAGTCAGCGACGGTATGATATGCGAGGGGCTTGACGCGATCCGCCGTACTTGCGCCGAGTTGGAGGGACGGCATCCTGGAGCCCGGCTGGTTGTAAAAACCGCTTACGGTTCTTCCGGTAAAGCGCTGTTCCATATCCATCGAGGCTCGGATTTGGAGACGCTGCTTGGATATTTAGAGAGGCAGATCTCTCGGGGAGGCGGGCAACCGGTTGTGACGGTGGAACGCTGGCATCAGGTAGAGCGCCATCTGACGGCACAACTCTGGCTGGGGGGAACAGATTGCGAGATCCTGGCTATGACCGAGCAGAGGATTACGGATGCAGGAGTTTACAGGGGGAGCCGTCTGCACCCGGACCTGCCTGAATCCTTGATCGTGGCTTATACCGAACAGCTGCAACAGCTGGGTAAATCTTTACATTCCCGGGGCTACGAGGGTTTCATCGGGGTAGACTCCATACTGGATGAAGATGGAACTTTAATACCGGTTATTGAGATCAACGCCCGTCTTACCATGGTCACGTATTTGCTAAAGATTCGCAAGCACTTGCTTGAACGCGGGTTTCCTAGAATGGAGACTCAATCCTATGATTTCAAGCTCCACCCTGGAGCCAAATTTGCAGAATTTGCCGAAAAGGTGACATCGATAAGGATCTCTGCCGAACAAGGTGGGGCATTCGTGTATGGTTTCCACCATGATGGGGAATCGGCAGACTGTATCCGACCTTGCAGGGTCTCGACTCTGAGCTGGGGTGTGGACGATGAAGCTGAGAAGCTTGCCCGTCAAGGACTGGAGGAAGCAATCATGGAATGGAGGGGAGCTATCGTATGA
- a CDS encoding metalloregulator ArsR/SmtB family transcription factor encodes MEPIEIFKALSNSSRLQILFWLKDPETHFTPYEGVDMRKVGVCVTQVMEKLKMTQSTASQYLSILQKADLLTVERIGKYTYFKRNEETLREIGAFFNNEI; translated from the coding sequence ATGGAGCCAATTGAGATTTTTAAAGCACTGTCTAATTCGTCGAGATTGCAAATATTGTTCTGGTTGAAAGATCCTGAAACACATTTTACGCCCTATGAAGGGGTTGACATGAGGAAAGTGGGGGTATGTGTTACTCAAGTCATGGAAAAGCTGAAGATGACACAGTCTACAGCTTCCCAATATTTATCAATTCTCCAAAAAGCAGATCTGCTTACGGTAGAACGTATCGGCAAGTATACGTATTTCAAAAGAAACGAGGAAACGTTACGCGAAATTGGTGCATTTTTCAATAACGAAATCTAA
- a CDS encoding acyl carrier protein, with amino-acid sequence MRDTIAAVAKRLTSEVELDHALVDDLGIDSIQILELLSALEDTFGFELDVDDIRPESFRSVQAVLHFVERKVAS; translated from the coding sequence GTGAGAGATACGATAGCTGCTGTGGCCAAGAGGCTAACAAGCGAGGTCGAGCTGGACCATGCTTTGGTAGATGATCTGGGAATCGACTCCATTCAAATCCTGGAGCTTCTGTCGGCTCTGGAGGATACATTCGGCTTTGAGCTGGATGTGGACGATATTCGCCCGGAATCGTTCCGAAGCGTCCAGGCCGTATTGCATTTTGTAGAACGCAAGGTGGCTTCATGA
- a CDS encoding class I adenylate-forming enzyme family protein, which translates to MNGTGTLRELFRRARRHDRGITYSARSGESDWTSYAELGSRMDLLAERLKQEQLRPNFIGAVWMAPTPECLAVIGAVILAGGIPLPIHSYMPGQDMLRLIRKFEPEAVFVSEEKLPILTEWNMQGEELAFCLYAGMASGPVAGIGAAQRPVRRYTPPEAARMIFLSSGSTGEPKGIMLSDHNMLSNVDAILDYTTLCDEDIVLLSKSLGYCSTIVGEWFAAMASGANLVLSGGFVHPFEMIQCVRMNKVTFLCTVPSAILPLIHSAKWAEEDLLTLRQMLIVGGPMPDVMLLRLADRLPHVRLTPSYGLTEASPRVSYLPYAQLRTKPQSAGIPINGVELTIVQDGREAATGESGEVVVRGPNVMIGYYDDPDRTREILGPLGLHTRDTGYLDEDGYLHLTGRTDNALLVGGHTVYPEAVESVLLSLPGVADAAVSAAEDLQWGHRLIAVVVSEASTEPVSNSELHAWCVKRLSSALRPREFRFVTALPRTASGKLDRQALKSMVKEEEHVHPAGRSIL; encoded by the coding sequence ATGAATGGCACAGGCACACTCAGGGAATTGTTTCGACGTGCACGGAGGCATGACCGGGGAATCACTTACTCGGCACGAAGCGGCGAGTCCGATTGGACAAGTTATGCGGAACTCGGAAGCCGCATGGATCTTCTCGCTGAACGGCTGAAGCAGGAGCAGCTGCGTCCGAATTTTATCGGGGCCGTCTGGATGGCTCCGACGCCGGAGTGTCTGGCTGTCATCGGGGCAGTCATTTTGGCGGGAGGCATTCCGCTCCCCATCCACAGCTACATGCCGGGACAGGACATGCTTCGCCTCATCCGCAAATTTGAACCCGAAGCTGTGTTCGTCTCGGAAGAGAAGCTTCCAATCCTTACGGAATGGAACATGCAAGGAGAAGAGCTGGCATTCTGCCTGTATGCAGGCATGGCAAGCGGACCGGTTGCAGGAATCGGCGCCGCTCAGCGGCCGGTACGCCGGTACACGCCGCCAGAGGCCGCACGTATGATATTCCTCTCCTCCGGTTCGACGGGAGAGCCGAAGGGTATCATGCTGAGCGACCACAACATGCTGTCCAATGTGGACGCGATCCTGGACTACACGACTCTGTGCGACGAGGACATCGTTCTGCTCTCGAAGTCACTGGGGTATTGCTCGACAATTGTTGGGGAATGGTTTGCCGCCATGGCCTCCGGAGCCAATCTTGTTCTAAGCGGGGGCTTCGTGCATCCCTTCGAGATGATCCAGTGCGTCCGTATGAACAAGGTGACCTTCTTATGCACTGTGCCGTCTGCGATCCTGCCTCTAATCCATTCCGCCAAATGGGCGGAGGAGGATCTGCTCACGCTCCGGCAGATGCTCATTGTCGGCGGCCCGATGCCTGACGTCATGCTGCTTCGTTTGGCTGACCGTCTGCCTCACGTGCGGCTGACGCCCTCCTATGGACTGACCGAAGCATCTCCGCGCGTCTCGTATTTGCCCTACGCTCAGTTGAGGACGAAACCGCAATCCGCCGGGATACCCATTAACGGCGTCGAGCTGACCATCGTTCAGGACGGAAGGGAGGCGGCAACAGGAGAGAGTGGGGAGGTGGTCGTTCGAGGGCCGAATGTGATGATCGGCTATTATGACGATCCGGATCGCACCCGCGAGATCCTAGGCCCCCTCGGCCTGCATACCCGGGATACCGGGTATCTGGACGAGGATGGATACTTGCACCTGACCGGGCGAACCGATAACGCTCTCCTTGTCGGGGGACACACGGTGTACCCGGAAGCGGTCGAAAGCGTCCTATTAAGCTTGCCTGGGGTGGCGGACGCTGCTGTGTCGGCCGCAGAAGACCTTCAATGGGGACATCGTCTGATTGCCGTGGTAGTATCCGAAGCTTCCACAGAGCCTGTCAGCAATTCGGAGCTGCATGCCTGGTGCGTAAAGCGGTTATCCTCTGCCTTGCGTCCCAGGGAATTCCGCTTCGTTACGGCTCTGCCCAGAACAGCCAGCGGAAAGCTGGATCGCCAAGCCCTGAAATCTATGGTGAAGGAGGAAGAGCATGTCCACCCCGCAGGAAGATCTATTCTTTAA
- a CDS encoding sugar phosphate isomerase/epimerase family protein yields the protein MLRYALDTGFNGIELWGVHAKALLRQRGKELGGMLDEMFSYGLEINMLSDYIPLMGNIPMDVLVKEWQETVQAAKAFHTDKLRIFAGSLSSQSLEEKDWELCTERLNILCAVAEREGVYTVVETHPGTAADGLDSTLQLLRQTDHPALKLNLDFLHIWESGADPLAAYERLKPWMVNIHLKNVESRQWLEVFSPNNIYSPSGSRRGIVPLADGEMDCQAIMKRLILDPTRAPVSLEWFGAIPFQILKSELGWLKGLESDLKPEKVEVTG from the coding sequence CTGCTCCGTTATGCTCTTGATACGGGCTTCAACGGTATAGAACTGTGGGGCGTGCATGCCAAAGCTTTGCTTCGCCAACGGGGAAAGGAGCTGGGAGGTATGCTGGACGAAATGTTCAGCTACGGGCTCGAAATCAACATGCTGAGCGATTATATCCCTCTCATGGGGAATATCCCAATGGATGTTCTGGTTAAGGAATGGCAGGAAACCGTACAGGCAGCCAAAGCGTTCCACACAGATAAGCTGAGGATTTTCGCCGGAAGCCTGAGCAGTCAATCTCTTGAAGAGAAGGACTGGGAGCTTTGCACCGAACGTCTAAATATCCTTTGCGCCGTAGCAGAGAGGGAAGGGGTCTATACAGTGGTTGAGACTCATCCGGGAACCGCTGCCGACGGCTTAGATTCCACACTTCAACTGCTCAGGCAAACCGACCACCCTGCCTTGAAGCTGAATTTGGACTTTCTGCACATTTGGGAATCGGGCGCTGATCCCCTTGCCGCCTACGAACGCTTGAAGCCATGGATGGTCAATATCCATCTGAAGAATGTGGAATCCCGGCAATGGCTCGAAGTATTCTCTCCTAACAATATATATTCTCCGAGCGGCAGCCGCAGAGGTATCGTACCCTTGGCCGATGGAGAAATGGACTGCCAAGCCATAATGAAGCGCCTTATCTTGGACCCTACCCGAGCCCCGGTATCTCTGGAATGGTTCGGAGCCATACCATTTCAAATCTTAAAGTCGGAGCTAGGCTGGCTTAAAGGGCTGGAGTCCGATCTCAAGCCGGAGAAAGTGGAGGTGACGGGATAA
- a CDS encoding MFS transporter, with protein MKSYAWKIYMLTAANFLVGTSEYIIAGILDKVAADLGVSVSAAGQLITVFSLAFAIGTPILMAMTSGVDRRKMLLYSLGIFVVGNAVAFLLPGFSFLMVSRVILALGTGIFFVTAMTVASKLAPSEKQGSAIATIVMGFSTSLVVGVPLGRVVASFYDWKVVFGGIGILGLFAILAVSLLIPKSEAEESMPIRQQLSLLKEPRIIMALMITFFLLTGYSIAYTYITPFLLDITGMSEQGVSIGLLVFGIASLFGSKFGGYSSDKWGVYPTLFGGMLVQATALILIFIAGQSAVFMLPLLVFWSFSAWTSGPTQQFNLVQQAPEAAGVMLSLNSSMLQLAMAAGAGIGGIVIEQISLISISWIGAIGVTVAAATTVVSLRLSRSEARCKAERNVVYNRT; from the coding sequence ATGAAGTCTTACGCATGGAAAATTTATATGCTTACAGCCGCCAACTTCTTGGTCGGCACGTCCGAATATATCATTGCAGGAATATTAGATAAGGTTGCAGCGGATCTAGGAGTTTCCGTGTCCGCGGCTGGTCAGCTCATTACTGTATTTTCACTTGCATTTGCCATTGGGACTCCTATCCTAATGGCCATGACATCCGGAGTCGACCGGCGAAAGATGCTTCTCTATTCTCTTGGCATATTCGTTGTCGGCAACGCTGTTGCTTTTCTTTTGCCAGGCTTCTCCTTCCTGATGGTTTCCCGTGTCATATTGGCGCTCGGCACCGGCATATTCTTCGTTACCGCGATGACAGTAGCATCCAAGCTCGCGCCTTCTGAGAAGCAAGGAAGTGCTATTGCTACGATTGTGATGGGATTTTCAACTTCGTTAGTTGTCGGAGTTCCGTTAGGTAGAGTTGTCGCTTCCTTCTATGATTGGAAAGTGGTATTTGGCGGGATTGGCATCCTTGGACTATTCGCGATCCTAGCTGTATCCCTCTTGATTCCGAAATCGGAAGCTGAGGAGTCAATGCCGATTCGCCAACAGCTGTCCTTGCTGAAGGAGCCGAGAATTATCATGGCACTGATGATAACATTTTTCTTGCTCACCGGCTATTCCATTGCTTACACATACATTACGCCTTTTCTCCTTGATATTACGGGTATGAGTGAGCAAGGAGTCAGCATTGGATTACTTGTCTTTGGTATCGCCAGCTTGTTTGGCTCCAAATTCGGAGGCTACAGTTCAGATAAATGGGGTGTTTACCCTACGTTGTTTGGAGGCATGCTGGTTCAAGCAACGGCTCTTATACTCATCTTTATCGCAGGCCAATCCGCTGTTTTTATGCTTCCGCTCCTTGTGTTTTGGTCCTTTTCGGCCTGGACCTCGGGACCGACCCAGCAATTTAATCTGGTCCAGCAGGCCCCAGAGGCTGCAGGTGTAATGCTCAGCCTGAACAGCTCTATGCTGCAGCTGGCTATGGCTGCAGGCGCTGGCATAGGTGGAATTGTCATAGAGCAGATCTCCCTCATATCTATTAGCTGGATCGGAGCGATAGGAGTGACAGTAGCCGCCGCAACAACTGTCGTTTCATTGAGATTGTCGCGTTCAGAAGCAAGATGCAAGGCAGAAAGGAACGTTGTATACAATCGGACTTAA